Proteins found in one Rhodobium gokarnense genomic segment:
- the flgB gene encoding flagellar basal body rod protein FlgB: MAFTDLRLFQALRTKMHWHQVRQGVLAENIANADTPDFEGKDLKKVSFDRALAQTQPGIGARLTHPMHIPVSPGDPRFSEKDDEFQLTPNGNGVTLEEEMMKITSNQMDYQTATTLYSRGLGILKMAVRSR, encoded by the coding sequence GTGGCGTTCACCGATTTGCGGCTGTTCCAGGCGTTGCGGACGAAGATGCACTGGCACCAGGTGCGCCAGGGCGTCCTCGCCGAGAACATCGCCAATGCGGACACGCCCGACTTTGAGGGAAAGGACCTCAAGAAGGTCAGCTTCGACCGGGCGCTGGCCCAGACCCAGCCCGGCATCGGCGCGCGGCTGACCCATCCGATGCATATCCCCGTGTCGCCCGGCGATCCGCGGTTTTCGGAAAAGGACGACGAGTTCCAACTGACCCCGAACGGCAACGGCGTGACGCTGGAAGAGGAGATGATGAAGATCACCTCCAACCAGATGGACTACCAGACCGCAACGACGCTCTATTCGCGCGGCCTCGGCATCCTGAAGATGGCCGTGCGCAGCCGCTGA
- the flgC gene encoding flagellar basal body rod protein FlgC: protein MDFLKSIMVAASGLRAQNGRMRVIAENIANADSTARTPEGDPYRRKIPTFVTKFDRELDAATVKLGRVAEDRSDFKTRYEPGHPAADANGYVKMPNVNTLIETVDMRQAQRSYEANLNVIRSTRTMLQRTVDILRG, encoded by the coding sequence ATGGATTTTCTGAAATCGATCATGGTCGCCGCCTCCGGCCTCAGGGCCCAGAACGGCCGCATGCGGGTGATCGCCGAAAACATCGCCAACGCCGATTCGACCGCGCGCACGCCGGAGGGCGACCCCTACCGGCGCAAGATCCCGACCTTCGTGACGAAGTTCGACCGCGAGCTCGATGCGGCGACGGTCAAGCTCGGCCGTGTCGCCGAGGACCGGTCGGATTTCAAGACCCGCTACGAGCCCGGCCATCCGGCGGCGGACGCCAACGGCTACGTCAAGATGCCGAACGTCAACACGCTGATCGAGACCGTCGACATGCGCCAGGCCCAGCGCAGCTACGAAGCCAATCTCAACGTGATCCGCTCGACGCGCACCATGCTGCAGCGGACCGTGGACATCCTCAGGGGCTGA
- a CDS encoding flagellar hook-basal body complex protein FliE, giving the protein MTTPSIAANAYNAALRLANQSNSGKVVDPKEALARPDFANLVTDAAKEVVSDGRAAEGKAVDMLQGKASVVDVVTAVAETEVALETMVSVRDKVIAAYEQIMRMPI; this is encoded by the coding sequence ATGACGACACCGTCGATTGCCGCCAACGCCTATAATGCCGCCCTCCGGCTGGCGAATCAGTCAAACTCGGGAAAGGTTGTCGATCCCAAGGAGGCGCTGGCGCGGCCGGATTTCGCCAACCTCGTCACCGACGCCGCAAAGGAGGTCGTCAGCGACGGCCGCGCCGCGGAAGGAAAGGCGGTCGACATGCTGCAGGGCAAGGCGAGCGTCGTCGACGTGGTCACTGCGGTGGCGGAGACCGAAGTGGCACTGGAGACCATGGTGTCGGTGCGCGACAAGGTGATCGCCGCCTATGAACAGATCATGCGGATGCCGATCTGA
- the fliQ gene encoding flagellar biosynthesis protein FliQ has protein sequence MTGLEVLDVAREGIWTLIKVASPMMIVGLAVGVVVALFQALTQIQEMTLVFVPKILAIFFAMMVSLPFIGQVLSTYMARLTDLIIAG, from the coding sequence ATGACCGGCCTTGAAGTTCTCGACGTCGCCCGCGAGGGCATCTGGACGCTGATCAAGGTGGCCAGTCCGATGATGATCGTCGGGCTGGCCGTCGGCGTCGTCGTCGCCCTGTTCCAGGCGCTGACCCAAATCCAGGAAATGACGCTGGTCTTCGTGCCGAAGATCCTCGCCATCTTCTTTGCCATGATGGTCTCGCTGCCGTTCATCGGACAGGTGCTGTCGACCTATATGGCCCGGCTGACCGATCTCATCATCGCCGGGTAG
- the fliR gene encoding flagellar biosynthetic protein FliR: MTVTLLPSIAGIFMLMFARFGTMLMLMPALGETSISMQARLGFAVLLTLVMYPAAAPLYPVGLDITIPRLIALGGGEMLVGFTIGLSTRLLLSVATVAGTTIASQSGLAFAQAVDPAQGIQGALFANFIGLLGTTLIFATDLHHVAIAGIHDSLTLFPPGTIPPIGDAAQMVLMIITSSFQVALQISAPFLVFGLVFYFGLGLLNRLMPQIQIFFIAMPANILIGLILMFLLIGAIMTAYVGHIEAGLTRFLVN, encoded by the coding sequence GTGACCGTCACCCTCCTGCCCTCCATCGCCGGCATCTTCATGCTGATGTTCGCCCGCTTCGGCACCATGCTGATGCTGATGCCGGCGCTCGGCGAGACGTCGATCTCCATGCAGGCCCGGCTCGGCTTTGCGGTGCTTTTGACGCTGGTGATGTATCCGGCCGCCGCGCCGCTCTATCCGGTCGGCCTCGACATCACCATCCCGCGCCTGATCGCGCTCGGCGGCGGGGAAATGCTGGTCGGCTTCACCATCGGCCTGTCGACGCGGCTGCTTCTGTCGGTGGCCACGGTCGCCGGCACGACGATCGCCAGCCAGAGCGGCCTTGCCTTCGCCCAGGCGGTGGATCCGGCGCAAGGGATCCAGGGCGCGCTGTTCGCCAACTTCATCGGCCTCCTCGGCACCACGCTGATCTTCGCCACCGACCTCCACCACGTGGCGATCGCCGGCATCCACGACAGCCTGACGCTGTTCCCGCCGGGCACCATCCCGCCGATCGGCGATGCCGCCCAGATGGTGCTGATGATCATCACCTCCTCGTTCCAGGTGGCGCTGCAGATCTCCGCGCCGTTCCTCGTCTTCGGCCTGGTCTTTTATTTCGGCCTAGGGCTGCTCAACCGCCTGATGCCGCAGATCCAGATCTTCTTCATCGCGATGCCGGCCAACATCCTCATCGGCCTCATCCTGATGTTCCTCCTGATCGGTGCGATCATGACCGCCTATGTCGGCCATATCGAAGCCGGCCTGACGCGCTTTCTCGTGAATTAG
- the flhB gene encoding flagellar biosynthesis protein FlhB, translating to MADDTDQSEKTEEPTQKRLDDALKKGDVAKSQEVSSWFAMAGIAIVVAMLSPHMAGALGTSLKGYLEHAGTIQVDGGSLEILFWQSGGAFAGALLLPMVLLAVIAVAGSLIQHQMVWSLEPIKPKLSKISPASGFKRLFSRESLFNFAKGVVKIGIVATLMVIVIYPERDRLDTMITADVNAILAILRELVLKLLGAIIAAMTVIAALDFMWQRQRWHEKQKMTLREIKDEYKQTEGDPAVKAKIRQLRNERSRRRMMAKVPEATVVITNPTHFAVALQYERGMNAPLCVAKGTDAVALRIRAVAKEHDVPTIENPPLARTLYAAVDIDEEIPEAQYRAVAEVIGYIMRQKSSKGWRAT from the coding sequence GTGGCCGACGATACCGACCAGTCAGAAAAGACAGAAGAACCCACACAAAAACGGCTCGACGACGCCCTGAAGAAGGGCGACGTGGCCAAGAGCCAGGAGGTCTCGTCCTGGTTTGCCATGGCCGGCATCGCCATCGTCGTCGCCATGCTGTCGCCGCACATGGCCGGAGCCCTCGGCACGTCGCTGAAGGGCTATCTGGAACACGCCGGCACGATTCAGGTCGACGGCGGGTCGCTTGAGATCCTGTTCTGGCAATCGGGCGGGGCGTTCGCCGGTGCGCTGCTCCTGCCGATGGTTCTGCTTGCCGTGATCGCGGTCGCCGGCAGCCTGATCCAGCACCAGATGGTCTGGTCGCTGGAACCGATCAAGCCGAAGCTTTCCAAGATCTCGCCGGCGTCCGGCTTCAAGCGGCTGTTTTCGCGCGAGAGCCTCTTCAACTTCGCCAAGGGCGTGGTGAAGATCGGCATCGTCGCGACGCTGATGGTGATCGTCATCTATCCGGAGCGCGACCGGCTCGACACCATGATAACCGCCGACGTCAACGCGATCCTGGCGATCCTGCGCGAGTTGGTGCTGAAGCTGCTCGGCGCCATCATCGCCGCGATGACGGTGATCGCGGCCCTGGACTTCATGTGGCAGCGCCAGCGCTGGCACGAAAAGCAGAAGATGACGCTGCGCGAGATCAAGGACGAATACAAGCAGACCGAGGGCGATCCGGCCGTCAAGGCGAAGATCCGCCAGCTCCGCAACGAGCGCAGCCGGCGCCGGATGATGGCCAAGGTGCCCGAGGCGACCGTGGTCATCACCAACCCGACCCACTTTGCCGTGGCGCTGCAATACGAGCGCGGCATGAACGCGCCGCTCTGCGTGGCAAAGGGCACCGATGCCGTCGCCCTGAGGATCCGCGCGGTGGCCAAGGAACACGACGTGCCGACCATCGAGAATCCGCCGCTTGCCCGCACGCTCTATGCCGCCGTCGACATCGACGAGGAGATTCCGGAGGCGCAATACCGTGCAGTCGCGGAGGTCATCGGCTATATCATGCGTCAGAAGTCGTCCAAGGGGTGGCGGGCGACGTAA
- the cckA gene encoding cell cycle histidine kinase CckA: MSRIDAAPSSREPIIDRSERTGNIGLLIFLAVALVTAAGAFAFMSREQAEPYVLALLGVLAVIGVFSLFAGAIGLIKFAGKSQNHALAKAFLDSMSEGTIVVDAEGRIVYANKSYADLVGAETPRDVRTVERVFSGDPSVAETVFRLAQAGRDGRPASEEIRLGHSLGDSEGGARWYRIRVRPFQVEGGGKAERKLTVWRVADITRDRDEQESSFQELQRAIDFLDHAPAGFFSADAGGRLLYINATLADWLGYDLAQFDVGSIMLADIVQGDGTVLFDSISGEPGQTVTELIDLDLVKRNGQSLPVRLMHRVPFGAEGMRGESRTLVLNRSPGEDISESLRAAEVRFTRFFNNTPIAIASVDRQGRIGRTNAPFMRLFGEGAKAEAGAPAHLTDVVAEENRERLGAALAAAGAGKGEIPPFDVALEGNKNRFVRFYVSAVEEGAHDTEADSEAEAAIVYALETTEQRALEAQFAQSQKMQAIGQLAGGVAHDFNNMLTAIIGFSDLLLASHRPSDPAFQDIMNIKQNANRAAGLVRQLLAFSRRQTLRPQVLELGEVMTDLSVLLDRLLGEKVQLKVVHGRDLWPVMADLNQFEQVIINLAVNARDAMEQSGTLTIRTSNVRPEDTEAFDFQGLPDAEFVRIEVIDTGTGMPPEVMEKIFEPFFSTKEVGKGTGLGLSTVYGIVKQTGGYVYPESEVGKGTTFNIFLPRHVEAEVPAEVKKAAVAEAPQLNDLTGDATILLVEDEEAVRAFAARALASRGYTVHEASSGSEALEVLDGENGAVDLVVSDVVMPEMDGPSLLKELRKRQPELKIIFVSGYAEDAFAKNLPENEKFGFLPKPFTLKQLATAVKEALGQ, encoded by the coding sequence ATGAGCCGTATCGACGCCGCGCCGTCCTCCAGGGAGCCGATCATCGACCGCAGCGAGCGGACGGGCAATATCGGCCTCCTGATCTTTCTTGCCGTGGCGCTGGTCACGGCGGCCGGGGCGTTCGCGTTCATGAGCCGCGAGCAGGCCGAGCCCTATGTGCTGGCGCTGCTTGGCGTGCTCGCCGTCATCGGCGTCTTCTCGCTCTTTGCCGGCGCCATCGGGCTCATCAAGTTCGCCGGCAAGAGCCAGAACCACGCGCTCGCCAAGGCGTTCCTCGATTCCATGAGCGAGGGCACCATCGTCGTCGATGCGGAGGGCCGGATCGTCTACGCCAACAAGTCCTATGCCGATCTCGTCGGTGCCGAGACCCCGCGTGACGTGCGCACCGTGGAGCGGGTGTTTTCCGGCGATCCAAGCGTTGCGGAGACGGTGTTCCGGCTGGCCCAGGCGGGCCGCGACGGGCGGCCGGCGAGCGAGGAGATCCGGCTCGGCCATTCGCTCGGCGACAGCGAGGGCGGGGCGCGCTGGTACCGCATCCGGGTGCGGCCGTTCCAGGTCGAGGGCGGCGGCAAGGCCGAGCGCAAGCTGACCGTCTGGCGGGTCGCCGACATCACCCGCGACCGCGACGAGCAGGAGAGTTCGTTCCAGGAACTGCAGCGGGCGATCGACTTCCTCGACCATGCTCCGGCCGGATTCTTTTCCGCCGATGCGGGCGGGCGGCTCCTCTACATCAACGCGACCCTTGCCGACTGGCTCGGCTACGACCTGGCCCAGTTCGACGTCGGCTCGATCATGCTCGCCGACATCGTCCAGGGCGACGGCACGGTGCTGTTCGATTCCATCTCCGGCGAGCCGGGCCAGACGGTGACGGAACTGATCGACCTCGACCTCGTCAAGCGCAACGGCCAGAGCCTGCCGGTCCGCCTGATGCACCGCGTCCCGTTCGGCGCGGAAGGAATGCGCGGCGAAAGCCGGACGCTGGTGCTCAACCGCTCGCCCGGCGAGGATATCTCCGAATCGCTCCGCGCCGCCGAGGTCCGCTTCACCCGGTTCTTCAACAACACGCCGATCGCCATCGCCTCGGTCGACCGTCAGGGCCGGATCGGGCGCACCAATGCGCCGTTCATGCGGCTCTTCGGCGAGGGCGCCAAGGCCGAGGCCGGCGCGCCGGCGCATCTCACCGACGTCGTCGCGGAGGAAAACCGCGAGCGGCTCGGCGCGGCGCTCGCCGCGGCCGGCGCCGGCAAGGGCGAGATCCCGCCCTTCGACGTCGCCCTTGAGGGCAACAAGAACCGCTTCGTCAGGTTCTATGTCTCCGCGGTGGAGGAGGGCGCCCACGATACGGAGGCTGACAGCGAGGCGGAGGCGGCGATCGTCTATGCTCTGGAGACGACCGAGCAGCGGGCGCTGGAGGCGCAATTCGCCCAGAGCCAGAAGATGCAGGCGATCGGCCAGCTCGCCGGCGGCGTCGCCCACGACTTCAACAACATGCTGACGGCGATCATCGGCTTTTCCGACCTCCTGCTCGCCAGCCACCGGCCGAGCGATCCGGCGTTCCAGGACATCATGAACATCAAGCAGAACGCCAACCGGGCCGCCGGCCTGGTGCGGCAACTGCTTGCCTTCTCGCGCCGCCAGACGCTCCGGCCCCAGGTGTTGGAGCTTGGCGAGGTGATGACCGACCTTTCCGTGCTGCTTGACCGGCTGCTCGGAGAAAAGGTCCAGCTCAAGGTCGTCCACGGCCGGGATCTGTGGCCGGTGATGGCAGACCTCAACCAGTTCGAACAGGTCATCATCAACCTTGCGGTCAACGCCCGCGACGCGATGGAGCAATCGGGCACGCTGACCATCCGCACGTCCAATGTCAGGCCGGAGGATACGGAGGCGTTCGATTTCCAGGGCCTGCCGGACGCCGAATTCGTGCGCATCGAGGTGATCGATACCGGCACCGGCATGCCGCCGGAGGTGATGGAGAAGATCTTCGAGCCGTTCTTCTCCACCAAGGAGGTCGGCAAAGGCACCGGCCTCGGGCTCTCCACCGTCTACGGCATCGTCAAGCAGACCGGCGGCTACGTCTATCCGGAATCGGAGGTCGGCAAGGGCACGACCTTCAACATCTTCCTGCCGCGCCATGTGGAGGCCGAGGTTCCGGCCGAGGTGAAGAAGGCGGCGGTGGCCGAGGCGCCGCAGCTCAACGACCTGACCGGCGATGCCACCATCCTCCTCGTCGAGGACGAGGAGGCGGTCCGCGCCTTTGCCGCAAGGGCGCTCGCCTCGCGCGGCTACACCGTCCACGAGGCGAGCTCCGGCAGCGAGGCGCTGGAGGTTCTGGACGGCGAGAATGGCGCGGTCGACCTCGTCGTCTCGGACGTGGTGATGCCGGAAATGGACGGCCCGTCGCTGCTCAAGGAACTGCGCAAGCGCCAGCCGGAGCTGAAGATCATCTTCGTGTCCGGCTATGCCGAGGACGCCTTTGCCAAGAACCTGCCGGAAAACGAGAAATTCGGCTTCCTTCCGAAGCCCTTCACACTGAAGCAGCTTGCGACGGCCGTGAAGGAAGCGCTCGGGCAATAG
- a CDS encoding winged helix-turn-helix transcriptional regulator translates to MIDRTHPPASGIAERLARGDVFSEACPSRQILQHITSRWGVLVLVALSGGTHRFAELRRKVSGVSEKMLAQTLRALETDGLVDRTAYPVVPPRVEYSLTPLGREAAIRVETLVDWIEDNLSDLQAAQARAAVS, encoded by the coding sequence ATGATCGACCGCACGCATCCGCCGGCCTCGGGCATCGCCGAAAGGCTGGCCCGGGGCGACGTCTTCAGCGAGGCCTGCCCCTCGCGCCAGATCCTGCAGCACATCACCAGCCGCTGGGGCGTCCTGGTGCTGGTCGCGCTGTCGGGGGGAACCCATCGCTTTGCGGAACTGCGCCGCAAGGTGTCGGGCGTCAGCGAGAAGATGCTGGCGCAGACGCTTCGCGCCCTTGAGACCGACGGCCTCGTCGACCGCACCGCCTATCCGGTGGTACCGCCCCGAGTGGAGTACAGCCTCACCCCGCTCGGCCGCGAGGCGGCGATCCGCGTTGAGACGCTGGTCGACTGGATCGAGGACAATCTGAGCGACCTGCAGGCCGCGCAGGCCCGAGCGGCGGTGTCGTAA
- a CDS encoding SDR family oxidoreductase, with translation MIVVTGASGQLGRLVIAELLKKVPPQEIVAAVRTPEKVSDLAQKGVAVRVADYDRPDTLATAFAGADKVLLISGSEVGKRAPQHRAVIAAAKAGGVGLLAYTSLLHADTSPLGLGVEHRETEAALAASGVPHVILRNGWYTENYAASIPPALAHGVFLGAAGEGRIASAARADYAAAAAAVLTSDGHAGKVYELAGDDSYTLAEFTAAIARLSGKEVAYNNLPEADFKAALLGAGLPEPVAGLLADSDAGAAKGALFDDSGTLSGLIGRPTTPYQEVIKTALAG, from the coding sequence ATGATCGTCGTTACCGGAGCCTCGGGCCAGCTCGGCCGCCTCGTCATTGCCGAACTGCTGAAGAAAGTCCCGCCGCAGGAGATCGTCGCCGCGGTGCGCACGCCCGAAAAAGTATCCGACCTTGCCCAAAAGGGCGTTGCCGTGCGCGTCGCCGACTATGACCGGCCGGACACCCTCGCGACCGCTTTTGCGGGCGCCGACAAGGTCCTCCTGATCTCGGGAAGCGAGGTCGGCAAGCGGGCGCCGCAGCACCGGGCCGTCATCGCGGCCGCCAAGGCGGGCGGCGTCGGCCTTCTCGCCTATACCAGCCTGTTGCATGCCGATACCTCGCCGCTCGGCCTCGGTGTCGAACACCGGGAGACGGAGGCGGCGCTGGCGGCTTCCGGCGTGCCGCATGTCATCCTCCGGAACGGCTGGTACACGGAGAACTATGCCGCCTCGATCCCGCCTGCGCTCGCCCACGGCGTCTTCCTCGGCGCGGCCGGGGAGGGACGGATCGCGTCGGCCGCCCGCGCCGACTACGCCGCTGCTGCTGCGGCCGTTCTGACGAGCGACGGACACGCCGGAAAGGTCTATGAGCTGGCCGGCGACGATTCCTACACGCTGGCCGAGTTCACCGCCGCCATCGCGCGCCTCTCCGGCAAGGAGGTTGCCTACAACAATCTGCCGGAGGCCGATTTCAAGGCGGCGCTCCTTGGTGCCGGCCTGCCGGAGCCGGTCGCCGGCCTGCTGGCGGATTCCGACGCCGGCGCCGCCAAGGGCGCACTGTTCGACGACTCCGGAACGCTTTCCGGCCTCATCGGACGCCCGACGACGCCCTATCAAGAGGTGATCAAGACGGCGCTTGCCGGATAA
- a CDS encoding type II toxin-antitoxin system RelE/ParE family toxin encodes MRPLKELRWVGSSYDDFMAFPAPVHDSMGYGLHRVQEGKVPRHSKRLKGQLGGAVEIIADHDGDTFRAIYTVKFADVVYVLHAFKKKSKSGIATPKADIDLIRRRLRVAQEHYREHPAEESD; translated from the coding sequence GTGCGACCGCTGAAGGAGCTTCGCTGGGTCGGGTCCAGCTATGACGATTTCATGGCTTTTCCGGCGCCGGTGCACGACAGCATGGGTTACGGCCTGCACCGCGTTCAGGAAGGCAAGGTTCCGCGCCATTCCAAAAGGCTGAAGGGTCAATTGGGAGGCGCCGTAGAGATCATCGCCGACCATGATGGCGATACCTTTCGCGCCATCTACACGGTCAAGTTCGCGGACGTCGTTTACGTGCTCCACGCGTTCAAGAAGAAATCGAAGAGCGGCATCGCCACACCGAAGGCTGACATCGACCTTATCAGGCGGAGGTTGCGCGTGGCGCAGGAGCACTACCGGGAACACCCGGCCGAGGAGAGCGATTGA
- a CDS encoding helix-turn-helix domain-containing protein, with product MTAENVKTGSRNVFADMRYADAGAHQIKARIVSELEDIVASRKLTQSAAGKVLGISQPEVSRMFNGHFREYSIERLMGFLTLFNRDVEIVVRRHPSDDELGTVTFKTMPEATA from the coding sequence ATGACTGCCGAGAACGTGAAGACCGGAAGCCGAAACGTCTTTGCCGACATGCGGTATGCCGATGCCGGTGCCCACCAGATCAAGGCGCGGATCGTCAGCGAGCTTGAGGACATCGTGGCGTCCCGAAAGCTGACACAGAGTGCAGCCGGCAAGGTCCTCGGGATCAGCCAGCCGGAGGTGTCGCGGATGTTCAACGGCCATTTCCGGGAATATTCGATCGAGCGTCTGATGGGGTTCCTGACGCTGTTCAATCGCGATGTGGAAATCGTCGTGCGACGGCATCCGTCAGATGACGAGCTAGGAACCGTGACCTTTAAGACCATGCCGGAAGCGACCGCCTAA
- a CDS encoding coiled-coil domain-containing protein, with protein MISGRNALSSIEQALADLRREENDVKGRLQAATERLAAVQAEQTDAYQDLARFRLDDHAGKALRGRLDTSAKRARQLLAERKEIVAEITARREKVEADLEKLTQLRTDRTKALEAAGEKLDAASAEAENALAGNEAWQKQHAIVEAAAKVIAEAERKAETAEADRKEKGAPYEADPLFMYLWERGYGTSRYKAGNIARMLDAWVAGIVRYQDARPNYAMLTEIPKRLREHVDKMKEKAQGELAKLKALEKEALERVGGAGLDVQMAKLRTEIHAFDKRFGELNGELDRLRAEEQQVASGEDETFNSAVAALGESLKDDDTRRLWKEAKRTPSPEDERILERIEKTYDDMHDCDMVIETARKDLRRISRRRDELTEVAQDFRRRRYDDYGSNFADDAIIGSVLGEFLRGGMSGRDYWSRIERGHRNLPRRGPIGGGFPGIPGGGGPWGGGGGGDFGGGGGGGDGFSTGGSF; from the coding sequence ATGATCAGCGGCCGCAACGCCTTGTCATCGATCGAGCAGGCCCTTGCCGACCTCCGGCGCGAGGAAAACGACGTCAAGGGCCGCCTGCAGGCGGCGACGGAACGGCTCGCTGCCGTCCAGGCCGAGCAGACCGACGCCTATCAGGATCTCGCCCGCTTCCGCCTCGACGATCACGCCGGGAAGGCCCTGCGCGGCCGGCTCGACACCTCGGCCAAGCGCGCCCGGCAATTGCTGGCAGAGCGCAAGGAGATCGTCGCGGAGATCACGGCGCGGCGCGAAAAGGTCGAGGCGGACCTGGAAAAGTTGACCCAACTCCGCACCGACCGGACCAAGGCACTCGAAGCTGCCGGCGAAAAGCTCGACGCGGCATCGGCCGAGGCCGAAAACGCGCTTGCCGGCAACGAGGCCTGGCAGAAGCAGCACGCGATCGTGGAGGCCGCCGCCAAGGTGATCGCCGAGGCCGAGCGGAAGGCCGAGACGGCGGAGGCCGACCGCAAGGAAAAGGGCGCACCCTACGAGGCCGACCCCCTGTTCATGTATCTGTGGGAGCGCGGCTACGGCACCTCGCGCTACAAGGCCGGCAACATCGCCCGCATGCTCGATGCCTGGGTCGCCGGGATCGTCCGCTATCAGGATGCCCGGCCGAACTACGCCATGCTGACGGAGATCCCCAAGCGCCTTCGCGAACACGTCGACAAGATGAAGGAAAAGGCGCAAGGCGAACTGGCCAAGCTGAAGGCGCTGGAAAAGGAAGCCCTTGAGCGCGTCGGCGGCGCCGGGCTCGACGTCCAGATGGCCAAGCTGCGCACCGAGATCCACGCCTTCGACAAGCGCTTCGGCGAGTTGAACGGTGAGCTCGACCGCCTGCGCGCCGAGGAGCAGCAGGTCGCCTCCGGCGAGGACGAGACCTTCAATTCGGCGGTCGCGGCCCTCGGCGAGTCGCTCAAGGACGACGATACCCGCCGACTCTGGAAGGAGGCCAAGCGGACCCCCTCGCCGGAAGACGAACGCATTCTTGAGCGGATCGAGAAAACCTACGACGACATGCACGACTGCGACATGGTCATCGAGACCGCGCGCAAGGATCTGCGCCGCATTTCCCGGCGCCGCGACGAACTCACCGAGGTCGCCCAGGACTTCCGGCGCCGGCGCTACGACGACTACGGCTCCAACTTCGCGGACGACGCCATCATCGGCTCGGTGCTCGGCGAGTTCCTGCGCGGCGGCATGAGCGGGCGCGACTACTGGAGCCGCATCGAGCGCGGCCACCGGAACCTGCCGCGCCGCGGCCCGATCGGCGGCGGCTTCCCCGGCATCCCCGGCGGCGGCGGCCCCTGGGGCGGCGGAGGCGGAGGCGACTTCGGCGGCGGCGGCGGCGGTGGCGACGGATTTTCCACCGGCGGCAGTTTTTGA
- a CDS encoding DUF6384 family protein has product MSDTAQKKDQPLDELMMAMDVVDTLRHRNRLVTRELAADLREDQLVERLREIYRNQGIEVPDAILAEGVAALAEERFVYAPPDAGFSRTLALLYIRRGTFAKWIGGIVVVLVLAVAGWYFLLERPQQQAAAELTAELTTGIPRQIETTLAAISRDAKDPAAVERATVIANDGLAAAKAENAAAARKAVADLNALQAQLRQAYDVMIVSRPGTPSGAFRVPDVNRQARNYYLIVEAIDRNGAVVPLPVKSEEDGKTTTVEQWGVRVPKSVYDRVARDKQRDGIVDEARIGVKQRGFLEPRWSVAVEDGRITKW; this is encoded by the coding sequence ATGTCCGATACGGCGCAGAAGAAAGACCAGCCGCTCGACGAACTGATGATGGCGATGGACGTGGTCGACACGCTGCGCCATCGCAACCGGCTGGTGACGCGCGAGCTTGCCGCGGACCTCCGCGAAGACCAGCTCGTCGAGCGCCTGCGGGAAATCTATCGCAACCAGGGCATCGAGGTGCCGGACGCGATCCTTGCCGAGGGCGTTGCCGCGCTCGCCGAGGAGCGCTTCGTCTATGCCCCGCCCGATGCCGGCTTCTCGCGCACCCTCGCCCTCCTCTACATCCGCCGTGGAACCTTCGCCAAATGGATCGGCGGCATCGTCGTCGTCCTCGTGCTGGCTGTCGCCGGCTGGTATTTCCTCCTGGAACGGCCCCAGCAGCAGGCCGCCGCGGAGTTGACGGCCGAACTGACGACGGGCATTCCGCGTCAGATCGAGACGACCCTCGCCGCCATCTCCCGCGATGCCAAGGACCCGGCGGCCGTGGAGCGCGCCACCGTCATCGCCAATGACGGCCTCGCCGCGGCCAAGGCGGAGAATGCAGCCGCCGCGCGCAAGGCCGTCGCCGACCTGAATGCCCTGCAGGCGCAGCTTCGCCAGGCCTATGACGTGATGATCGTCTCGCGGCCGGGAACGCCGTCCGGTGCCTTTCGCGTCCCCGACGTCAACCGGCAGGCCCGCAACTACTACCTCATCGTCGAAGCCATCGACCGCAACGGCGCTGTGGTGCCGCTACCGGTCAAGAGCGAGGAAGACGGCAAGACGACAACCGTCGAGCAATGGGGCGTGCGCGTGCCGAAATCGGTCTACGACCGGGTCGCCCGCGACAAGCAGCGCGACGGCATCGTCGACGAGGCGCGCATCGGCGTGAAGCAGCGGGGCTTTCTGGAGCCGCGCTGGTCGGTCGCGGTCGAGGACGGGCGGATAACCAAGTGGTAG